In Methanococcoides sp. LMO-2, a single window of DNA contains:
- the mmrce1 gene encoding MmRce1 family CPBP family CAAX prenyl protease, with translation MIPNYDYKPGIYYLSTFIITYALWFAGAYLSFQDGGEALYMLLMLPGLMAPFLISIVMIIRSKNMDLRRDFVNRLINIRLIQPKILPVFILLMPLSVLASIFISLLFGGSTSQFQLAEGFSFSTGFVPVLLLLLLAAGFEELGWRGYAFDSLQSRHTYFKASLIFSTLWSLWHFPLIFVNNSYQYEIFHESFWYGLNFFVSIVPMGMIISWICIKNRKSIIAAIAFHFIVNMSQEILDISQTTKMIETGVLIIVAAAIIGYDREMFFSREHLADLS, from the coding sequence ATGATACCCAACTACGATTACAAACCTGGCATCTATTATCTTTCAACTTTTATCATAACCTATGCTCTCTGGTTTGCAGGAGCATATCTAAGCTTTCAGGATGGCGGAGAAGCTCTATATATGTTGCTCATGCTGCCAGGGCTTATGGCACCATTTCTGATATCAATTGTCATGATCATCAGGTCCAAAAATATGGATCTAAGAAGGGATTTTGTTAACAGGCTGATCAACATAAGACTTATACAACCAAAAATCCTCCCTGTATTCATTCTATTAATGCCTCTGTCAGTCCTTGCATCGATCTTTATCTCCCTGTTGTTCGGGGGATCTACGTCACAGTTCCAGCTTGCTGAAGGCTTCTCCTTCTCTACCGGATTTGTCCCGGTATTGTTGCTGCTTTTACTTGCAGCAGGCTTTGAAGAGCTGGGATGGCGAGGTTATGCTTTTGATAGCCTGCAGAGCCGGCACACATACTTCAAGGCCTCGCTTATTTTCAGCACACTGTGGTCACTCTGGCACTTCCCTCTGATATTTGTCAACAATTCCTATCAGTATGAGATATTCCACGAAAGTTTCTGGTATGGCCTGAATTTCTTTGTCAGTATCGTCCCCATGGGAATGATAATCAGCTGGATATGCATAAAGAACAGGAAAAGTATCATTGCTGCAATTGCTTTCCACTTTATTGTTAACATGTCGCAGGAGATCCTGGATATATCCCAGACCACAAAGATGATTGAAACCGGAGTTCTCATTATTGTGGCTGCTGCTATCATTGGATATGATCGGGAAATGTTCTTTTCAAGGGAACATCTTGCAGATTTAAGTTAA
- a CDS encoding class I SAM-dependent methyltransferase, protein MNIRYNRVCPAAISGILDNRIRRWFQKPREILDPYIKEGMTVLDLGCGPGYFSTEMARMVGSSGLVIAADLQEGMLRKLEKKIQGTELEKHIVLHKSEEDIIGISEKVDLAIAIYMLHEVSKPEKTINELASIVKANGLLFIAEPYLHVSSKRFNEFVRTALDNGFTIVERPNLFFSRAVVLKKK, encoded by the coding sequence GTGAACATTCGATACAATCGTGTATGTCCGGCTGCGATCTCAGGCATTCTGGATAACAGGATAAGAAGATGGTTCCAGAAACCCCGGGAGATACTAGATCCTTATATCAAAGAAGGAATGACAGTTCTTGATCTTGGATGCGGTCCCGGTTACTTCTCAACAGAAATGGCCCGAATGGTCGGTAGTTCCGGTCTGGTCATAGCGGCTGATCTTCAGGAGGGGATGCTTCGAAAACTCGAAAAGAAGATCCAGGGTACGGAGTTGGAGAAGCATATTGTACTACACAAGTCTGAAGAAGATATCATTGGTATATCAGAGAAGGTCGATCTCGCAATAGCCATTTACATGCTCCATGAGGTTTCAAAGCCGGAAAAGACCATCAATGAGCTGGCTTCCATTGTAAAGGCCAACGGGTTACTGTTCATAGCAGAACCATATCTGCATGTTTCATCGAAGAGATTTAATGAGTTTGTCAGGACGGCTTTAGATAATGGTTTCACTATTGTGGAAAGGCCAAATCTATTTTTCAGCAGGGCAGTTGTTCTGAAAAAGAAATAA
- a CDS encoding DUF7490 domain-containing protein, with the protein MIVISFSGCVETPDDLYREYEHVFIQDIDVMSTTQEEGALLTVTPYIRNDQSSDSSMLSVKIKVIDQTTQLIVAEKDLDMGYVKAESMAYNSASLEVPEAGKYVVEVQLFEDDRLLEEMGTFVTVKEKPSADQPANIKLTDMNLVITKFVNSDREAVVDVSPGIYNEGGDSRSLNMIVTARVDPYTAYTESDELGILKGSSRVRGNVRFVLPRNDDYTFTVVVEENGREVAISENPAPVKLDEIYKIDVVNTYPLVEEGTPIVEEPTDEPVEEPDEDAMPGFQILLTLTAILLTAGIVNRGILSSKKQRK; encoded by the coding sequence TTGATCGTAATCTCATTTTCCGGGTGTGTTGAAACACCAGACGACCTTTATAGGGAGTATGAGCATGTCTTTATTCAGGACATAGATGTGATGTCCACTACCCAGGAAGAAGGTGCTCTCCTGACAGTAACTCCCTATATCCGAAACGATCAGAGCTCTGACAGTTCAATGCTTTCTGTAAAGATCAAGGTGATTGACCAAACCACACAACTGATCGTAGCAGAAAAGGATCTGGACATGGGATACGTAAAAGCTGAATCCATGGCATACAATAGTGCATCACTTGAGGTTCCGGAAGCCGGAAAGTATGTGGTCGAAGTCCAGCTTTTTGAGGATGACAGACTTCTGGAAGAGATGGGCACTTTCGTTACCGTGAAAGAAAAACCATCAGCTGACCAGCCAGCGAATATCAAGCTCACTGACATGAACCTTGTTATCACAAAATTCGTGAACTCAGATCGAGAAGCCGTGGTTGATGTCTCCCCTGGCATCTACAATGAAGGAGGAGATTCCAGGTCCCTAAATATGATCGTAACAGCAAGGGTGGACCCATACACAGCATATACTGAAAGTGACGAACTCGGGATACTCAAAGGATCGAGCAGGGTTAGGGGAAACGTTCGTTTTGTCCTTCCGAGGAATGACGATTACACATTTACAGTTGTTGTTGAAGAGAACGGACGGGAAGTTGCCATATCTGAAAACCCGGCGCCTGTAAAGCTAGATGAGATCTATAAAATAGACGTTGTCAATACGTATCCACTTGTAGAAGAAGGCACACCAATTGTTGAGGAACCAACAGACGAACCAGTCGAAGAACCAGATGAAGATGCAATGCCGGGATTCCAGATCCTGCTTACACTCACAGCAATCCTTCTGACAGCCGGGATTGTTAACAGAGGAATACTAAGCAGTAAAAAGCAAAGAAAATGA
- the hypE gene encoding hydrogenase expression/formation protein HypE, which produces MPNDNVIKMEHGAGGEPMQALIRDLILNNITGRSAGLVGLDDLDDGATINISSIIENNNNNGNSNDNSNCNNPGEIVVTTDSHVIKPAFFPDSNIGRLAVSGTVNDLAVMGAEPLALTCAMIVPEGFELSSFEKIVRSMSEAAEEVDVPIITGDTKTVERNGLDSIIINTTGIGIANEVIRDCGLCTGDKIILTGTIGDHGISLLAHREGFELTTDLVSDVAPLWNMLKDVVQIRTIEGKPAISAMKDPTRGGLAGTLNEMAQKSGTGILIEQNDLPIKKSVASACEMLGIDPLEVANEGKAVICVKAEHAEEVLAILREHEYGKDAAIIGEATEENLGKVLMRTPIGSMRYVDPPTGDLIPRIC; this is translated from the coding sequence ATGCCAAACGATAATGTCATAAAGATGGAACACGGAGCAGGCGGAGAGCCGATGCAGGCTCTGATACGTGACCTGATCCTCAACAACATAACCGGCAGATCTGCAGGACTTGTGGGACTTGATGATCTCGATGACGGTGCAACGATAAACATCTCAAGTATAATTGAAAATAACAACAATAATGGTAACAGTAATGACAATAGCAATTGCAATAATCCTGGTGAGATCGTGGTCACCACAGACAGTCATGTGATCAAACCAGCCTTTTTCCCGGATTCCAACATTGGCAGGCTTGCTGTCTCAGGCACTGTGAACGATCTCGCAGTAATGGGAGCTGAACCTCTTGCTCTTACATGTGCAATGATTGTGCCTGAAGGATTTGAACTTAGCTCTTTTGAGAAAATAGTCAGATCAATGAGCGAAGCTGCAGAAGAGGTGGATGTCCCTATTATAACAGGCGATACGAAAACGGTGGAAAGAAACGGACTTGACTCTATCATAATTAACACTACAGGCATCGGAATAGCGAATGAAGTGATAAGGGACTGCGGTTTGTGTACCGGTGACAAAATAATACTTACAGGCACCATAGGTGACCATGGGATATCGCTTCTGGCTCACAGGGAAGGATTCGAACTTACCACCGATCTGGTGTCTGATGTGGCTCCCTTGTGGAATATGCTAAAGGACGTTGTTCAGATAAGAACTATCGAAGGAAAGCCTGCCATATCAGCCATGAAGGACCCTACCAGAGGAGGACTTGCAGGCACACTGAACGAAATGGCTCAGAAAAGCGGAACAGGGATCCTCATTGAGCAAAATGACCTGCCTATAAAGAAATCAGTAGCATCTGCCTGCGAAATGCTTGGAATAGACCCTCTTGAAGTAGCAAATGAAGGGAAAGCTGTCATCTGTGTCAAGGCTGAACATGCAGAAGAAGTGCTGGCAATTCTTCGTGAACATGAGTATGGCAAAGATGCTGCTATCATAGGAGAAGCAACAGAAGAGAATTTAGGGAAGGTTCTGATGAGGACACCAATTGGTAGCATGAGATATGTGGACCCGCCTACAGGCGATCTTATACCACGTATCTGCTGA
- the hypB gene encoding hydrogenase nickel incorporation protein HypB gives MLMHVVNVNKDVLKANNEIAQSNRKLLIRNRVFTMNIMGAIGSGKTTLIEEAINALGDRYRIAVIAGDVVAEMDASRFEKLGVKTVAANTGRECHLDAKLVERSLADLDLKNIDILFIENVGNLICPVDYKLGERVRVVIVSVSEGDDTVLKHPMIFKSSDLAIVNKVDISEAVDADPAKMKADIKQLKPSIPVLLTSKNDRISIDRWIEYIESYIEE, from the coding sequence ATGCTGATGCATGTTGTAAACGTTAATAAGGATGTCCTGAAAGCCAATAATGAAATTGCACAGAGCAACAGGAAGCTTTTGATCAGGAACAGGGTTTTCACCATGAACATCATGGGAGCCATCGGTTCAGGGAAGACGACACTTATTGAAGAGGCGATCAATGCACTCGGAGACCGTTACAGGATAGCGGTCATTGCAGGGGATGTTGTTGCAGAGATGGATGCATCCCGTTTCGAAAAGCTTGGTGTGAAAACGGTAGCTGCAAACACCGGACGTGAATGTCATCTGGATGCAAAACTTGTGGAAAGGTCACTGGCGGATCTGGACCTTAAGAACATTGACATCCTGTTCATTGAGAATGTGGGGAACCTCATCTGTCCTGTTGATTACAAACTCGGTGAACGCGTCCGTGTTGTGATCGTAAGTGTAAGTGAAGGTGATGATACTGTTCTGAAGCATCCGATGATCTTCAAAAGCTCAGACCTTGCCATCGTTAACAAAGTTGACATCAGTGAAGCTGTAGATGCTGATCCTGCAAAAATGAAGGCTGACATCAAGCAATTGAAACCATCAATTCCGGTACTGCTAACCTCTAAAAATGACAGGATAAGCATTGACAGATGGATAGAGTATATTGAATCGTATATTGAAGAATAA
- a CDS encoding hydrogenase/urease maturation nickel metallochaperone HypA: MHEYSLACEIFETVIETADKNKAIAVNSITLEIGGLTHVSPEQLLFCLDVLSRNSIAEGAKVNVNFVPPSGECECGYRGDAGVPDKLRDEDQPSLYEYAIQTCPVCGKLLQLLGGDELMIRTIDIEI, encoded by the coding sequence ATGCATGAGTATTCACTTGCCTGTGAGATATTTGAAACTGTGATAGAAACAGCAGACAAAAATAAAGCGATTGCAGTAAATTCCATAACACTGGAAATAGGCGGCCTTACCCATGTAAGTCCGGAACAGTTGTTATTCTGCCTTGATGTCCTTTCCCGGAATAGTATTGCCGAAGGGGCGAAGGTCAATGTGAATTTTGTTCCACCATCCGGAGAGTGTGAATGCGGATACAGAGGAGATGCAGGAGTTCCGGATAAACTTCGTGATGAAGATCAGCCATCACTTTACGAATATGCAATTCAGACCTGTCCGGTATGCGGTAAGCTTCTTCAGCTCTTGGGTGGGGATGAGCTCATGATCCGAACGATAGATATCGAAATATGA
- the hypD gene encoding hydrogenase formation protein HypD translates to MENIEQKLISRINEHATPLRIMHVCGTHERTISKYAIRDVISEDIQLLSGPGCPVCVTPAEDINFAIALARSGKVITSFGDMMRVPGTAGSLFDARSEGCDVRMVYSIDDAIRIAEDNQTQEIVFFGIGFETTAPSNAAALLRGVPENFSILTSHKLMPPAMEILTQDTKVDGFLAPGHVSTIIGTDPYEPISKKGFPIVVTGFEALDVLLGIAMIQNQIESGSSSVENAYPRAVNAEGNIKAREMMYQVFKQTDTKWRGIGMIENSGLALRTEFEQFDASNVHAEIYEKVLHDRKVSETDSNRTGLYEECMCAEILTARAQPSQCPFFGGRCSPEDPVGPCMVSLEGTCYNWYKYRHNKGI, encoded by the coding sequence ATGGAAAACATTGAGCAAAAGCTGATATCAAGGATCAATGAACATGCCACCCCTCTCCGGATAATGCATGTATGTGGAACCCATGAAAGGACCATATCAAAATATGCAATTCGTGATGTGATCTCCGAGGATATTCAGCTGTTAAGTGGCCCCGGATGTCCTGTTTGTGTGACCCCTGCAGAGGATATCAACTTTGCAATTGCACTGGCGAGGTCCGGAAAGGTGATAACATCTTTTGGGGATATGATGAGGGTTCCCGGAACTGCAGGAAGTCTGTTCGATGCAAGGTCAGAGGGATGTGATGTTCGCATGGTCTACAGCATCGATGATGCCATAAGGATCGCAGAAGATAACCAGACTCAAGAGATCGTATTTTTCGGGATCGGATTTGAGACCACTGCACCCTCCAATGCTGCTGCCTTGCTGAGAGGTGTGCCTGAGAACTTCAGTATTCTGACAAGCCATAAACTCATGCCTCCGGCAATGGAGATACTCACACAGGATACGAAAGTTGACGGATTCCTGGCACCAGGTCACGTTTCAACGATCATTGGAACTGATCCATATGAACCCATTTCAAAAAAGGGATTTCCGATCGTAGTAACAGGTTTCGAAGCTCTGGATGTTCTGCTCGGCATAGCCATGATACAAAACCAGATCGAATCCGGCAGCTCCTCTGTTGAGAATGCATATCCACGTGCAGTAAATGCTGAGGGGAATATTAAGGCCCGGGAAATGATGTATCAGGTCTTTAAGCAGACCGATACCAAATGGCGGGGAATCGGGATGATCGAAAATTCAGGACTTGCTCTGAGAACGGAGTTTGAGCAATTCGATGCTTCGAATGTCCATGCTGAGATCTATGAAAAGGTCTTACATGACAGGAAGGTTTCAGAAACCGATAGTAATCGAACTGGCCTTTACGAAGAATGTATGTGTGCTGAGATACTGACAGCACGCGCCCAACCTTCCCAATGTCCTTTCTTTGGCGGAAGATGTTCACCAGAAGATCCGGTCGGGCCCTGTATGGTAAGCCTGGAAGGCACATGCTATAACTGGTACAAATACAGACATAATAAGGGAATATAA
- a CDS encoding HypC/HybG/HupF family hydrogenase formation chaperone: protein MCIAIPGKITSILNENTATVDIGGIKRKVNLDLIGGADSSLIGRYALVHVGYAISLVSDEESEEILKLLRDVMNLS, encoded by the coding sequence ATGTGCATAGCCATTCCGGGAAAAATAACTTCGATCCTGAATGAAAATACGGCTACTGTGGATATCGGGGGTATAAAGAGGAAAGTGAACCTTGATCTAATAGGAGGAGCTGATAGCTCCCTTATAGGCAGATATGCACTTGTCCATGTCGGCTATGCCATCTCATTGGTATCTGATGAAGAGAGTGAAGAAATTCTCAAATTGCTAAGAGATGTGATGAACCTCAGTTGA
- a CDS encoding oxidoreductase — MSEENINSDNSGNDFDFLRMDWHKFLKARKAGGGFKLLESYLNDDPGDHDFPETRVLWIQGAQCTGCSESLLDASNPALLKAFEILNIDLKRHEAFLAHQGLFVDGEPANTSELNSEILLDEISEQGNYILMVEGAIANGPHGSGKYFMSGNRSSKEMFKKAARNADLIIAVGTCAAYGGINTAGSDIVDILDYRGVAFTKKDPSKGMLKLLGIDKPVINIPGCPPHPDWIIYTLSAIISGNVKIPDDLPEVLDEFGRPKVFFPPDHNVHKDCPRKKFFDNKEFDTCVGGEKCLLRMGCQAFLAHADCALRKWNDGHSYCVQAGSPCIACVEPDFPDNARPLYSSKKNRKRKEADQ, encoded by the coding sequence TTGAGTGAGGAAAATATAAATTCAGATAACAGTGGCAATGATTTTGACTTCTTAAGAATGGACTGGCACAAGTTCCTTAAGGCAAGAAAGGCGGGCGGCGGGTTCAAGCTTCTGGAGTCCTATCTGAATGATGATCCGGGAGATCATGATTTTCCTGAGACTCGTGTACTGTGGATCCAGGGAGCCCAATGTACAGGTTGTTCTGAGTCTTTACTGGATGCTTCCAATCCTGCACTCCTGAAGGCATTCGAGATACTGAACATAGATCTGAAACGTCATGAAGCGTTCCTTGCACATCAGGGGCTATTTGTTGATGGGGAGCCTGCCAATACTTCAGAACTAAATTCAGAAATACTTCTTGATGAGATAAGTGAACAGGGCAACTATATCCTGATGGTAGAGGGTGCAATTGCGAACGGTCCCCATGGTTCGGGGAAATATTTCATGTCCGGAAACCGCAGCAGCAAGGAAATGTTCAAAAAGGCAGCCCGGAATGCTGACCTGATAATAGCTGTGGGTACCTGTGCTGCATACGGTGGCATAAATACTGCCGGGAGCGACATCGTTGATATTCTGGATTATCGGGGTGTTGCCTTTACGAAGAAAGATCCTTCAAAAGGCATGTTGAAGCTTCTCGGGATAGACAAACCTGTGATCAACATCCCGGGCTGTCCACCTCATCCTGACTGGATAATCTATACGTTAAGTGCAATTATATCCGGTAATGTTAAGATACCCGATGACCTGCCTGAGGTGCTGGATGAATTTGGCAGGCCAAAGGTCTTCTTCCCGCCGGATCATAACGTTCACAAGGACTGTCCCAGAAAGAAGTTCTTCGATAATAAGGAATTTGATACCTGTGTTGGTGGGGAGAAATGCCTGCTGAGAATGGGATGCCAGGCCTTTCTTGCACATGCTGACTGTGCACTGCGCAAATGGAATGACGGGCACAGTTACTGTGTGCAGGCAGGTTCCCCTTGTATTGCATGCGTGGAACCGGATTTTCCTGATAATGCAAGACCACTGTATTCAAGCAAGAAAAACAGGAAAAGAAAGGAGGCTGATCAATAA
- a CDS encoding nickel-dependent hydrogenase large subunit, which translates to MVRVTVDPLTRVVGPLRLDTEVDENGIITEARSSNMIFRGFERIYRGQDPRDSILLSQRICGVCPVAHSIAAVNALDDLYGVAGSVPKDALVARNINHGLNTISNHLLHFYILWGPDLANPAYGNVLSTFGNLGSSVWKEFLGRFAPISYKIDGEAIPPGSSYVGVIPMKKILHDAGAVIGGKMPHQTVMYPGGVTNNPTASDVQTMSSIMSEVVDFLNATSIGIPFEEWVGNTYMASSPKKAADFFIEHLHELTERSLRTNDLSRSNGWGDLELYSALGSELIGEKILGLPISLKHDKMSGYNDLSKIGFLSYGDFYNVEHEGYEPTSPAGDRFQTSGFMTSSLEYHKFDSDKVTESVKHSFYDDYEGDKHPYEGVTEPFTDPDRIDYQDFSAEKYTWSKAPRYEGIPCEVGPFSRLLIMKEPLVTGLVQLFQDNGYSPFNSFTRMIARMQELFIITNEVIQWITTDLDPNGRFRVDVDMSAAEDSRGMGICEAPRGALGHWVITDNDAKVANYQIVTPSAWNLSPRDSEGVPGPLEHALIGSTISAVDNWLGVDFSNPTGILHVGRSYDPCITCAVHTIDLTGKNPPGMVRLL; encoded by the coding sequence ATGGTCCGTGTAACAGTAGACCCCCTTACAAGGGTAGTAGGTCCTTTAAGGCTTGATACTGAGGTCGATGAGAACGGTATCATAACGGAGGCCAGAAGTTCCAACATGATCTTCAGGGGGTTTGAACGTATATATCGCGGTCAGGACCCGAGGGATTCAATTCTCCTTTCCCAGAGGATATGTGGGGTCTGTCCGGTGGCACACTCCATAGCTGCTGTCAATGCACTTGATGATTTATATGGCGTTGCCGGATCTGTTCCAAAGGATGCACTTGTTGCAAGGAATATCAATCATGGACTCAATACGATCTCAAATCATTTACTCCATTTCTACATCCTGTGGGGTCCGGATCTTGCAAATCCTGCCTATGGTAATGTACTGTCCACTTTCGGGAACCTGGGATCTTCGGTATGGAAAGAATTTCTTGGGAGATTTGCTCCGATCAGCTACAAGATCGATGGGGAAGCTATTCCTCCCGGTAGTTCATATGTTGGCGTAATACCGATGAAGAAGATACTGCACGATGCCGGTGCTGTTATAGGTGGTAAGATGCCCCACCAGACCGTCATGTATCCCGGCGGAGTTACGAACAACCCGACGGCTTCGGATGTTCAAACTATGTCATCGATCATGTCAGAAGTGGTAGATTTTCTGAATGCTACTTCGATAGGCATACCCTTCGAGGAATGGGTTGGGAACACGTACATGGCATCTTCTCCAAAGAAAGCCGCGGATTTCTTTATTGAACATCTTCACGAACTGACCGAAAGGTCACTCCGGACAAACGACCTTTCACGTTCAAATGGCTGGGGGGATCTTGAACTCTATTCCGCATTAGGCTCGGAACTGATCGGTGAAAAAATACTGGGACTTCCAATAAGTCTCAAGCACGACAAAATGAGTGGCTACAATGATCTTTCGAAGATCGGCTTCCTTTCATATGGGGATTTCTACAACGTGGAACACGAAGGTTATGAACCAACAAGTCCTGCAGGTGATCGTTTCCAGACCTCCGGTTTTATGACCAGCTCGCTGGAGTATCATAAATTTGATTCAGATAAGGTCACGGAAAGTGTAAAACATTCCTTTTATGACGACTATGAAGGCGACAAACATCCGTATGAAGGGGTTACTGAACCTTTTACCGATCCCGATCGGATCGATTATCAGGATTTCTCTGCGGAAAAATACACATGGTCCAAAGCTCCCCGTTATGAGGGCATCCCCTGTGAGGTGGGTCCGTTCTCCCGTCTGCTTATCATGAAAGAGCCACTTGTTACAGGTCTTGTGCAATTGTTCCAGGACAATGGATATTCTCCTTTCAACAGCTTTACCAGAATGATAGCACGCATGCAGGAATTGTTCATAATAACCAATGAAGTGATTCAATGGATAACAACAGACCTTGATCCAAATGGAAGGTTCCGGGTGGATGTTGACATGTCAGCAGCAGAGGATTCCAGGGGAATGGGTATTTGTGAAGCCCCCAGGGGTGCACTGGGTCATTGGGTCATAACAGATAACGACGCAAAGGTCGCCAATTACCAGATCGTTACACCAAGCGCCTGGAACCTGAGCCCACGGGACAGTGAGGGGGTACCCGGTCCTCTTGAACATGCATTGATCGGTTCCACGATATCTGCTGTTGATAACTGGCTGGGAGTCGATTTCAGCAATCCGACCGGCATATTACATGTGGGGAGGTCCTATGATCCCTGTATCACATGTGCTGTCCACACCATCGATCTGACAGGGAAGAACCCACCCGGCATGGTCAGACTGCTCTGA
- a CDS encoding hydrogenase maturation protease produces MSEYDPSVRIIGCGNLLMGDDGVGVRVVEALEKMGDSLPKGIDILDAGVCGLDILNLLEGVDKVIIVDSVVGIGTAKKGSILRFDLEDLLSKANEHVGIFSAHDFGISDILIIAKHVQNLPKIVIFGIEIGEIQQDISMDLSPEVLAAVDRVIPYIVEEIDHALKI; encoded by the coding sequence ATGTCTGAATATGATCCATCTGTTCGCATAATCGGATGCGGGAATCTTTTAATGGGTGATGATGGCGTTGGTGTGAGGGTTGTCGAAGCTCTTGAGAAGATGGGGGATAGTCTTCCAAAGGGTATTGATATCCTGGATGCCGGTGTGTGTGGTCTGGATATTCTGAACCTTCTGGAAGGTGTTGATAAGGTCATTATTGTTGATTCAGTGGTTGGCATTGGAACTGCAAAAAAAGGTTCGATTCTTCGTTTTGATCTTGAGGACCTTTTGAGCAAAGCCAATGAGCACGTTGGAATTTTCTCTGCCCATGATTTCGGAATTTCTGATATCCTGATCATTGCAAAACATGTTCAGAATCTTCCAAAGATCGTCATTTTTGGGATAGAGATAGGTGAGATCCAGCAGGATATTTCAATGGACCTAAGTCCGGAGGTTCTTGCTGCAGTGGACAGGGTCATTCCCTATATTGTTGAGGAAATAGATCATGCTCTCAAAATATGA
- a CDS encoding DUF1059 domain-containing protein, whose amino-acid sequence MTYKLACKDLGVACPFVAEGTTVDEMMETAVKHAKEEHGYTDEQLNDPETQKEIKAAIKEE is encoded by the coding sequence ATGACATACAAATTAGCTTGTAAAGATCTTGGGGTTGCTTGTCCCTTTGTTGCTGAAGGAACAACCGTGGATGAAATGATGGAAACTGCTGTAAAGCACGCCAAAGAAGAACATGGTTACACTGATGAACAACTAAATGATCCTGAAACTCAAAAAGAGATCAAAGCAGCAATAAAGGAAGAATAA